The following are encoded together in the candidate division WOR-3 bacterium genome:
- a CDS encoding uroporphyrinogen decarboxylase family protein — protein MTDKQWEILLRVIEGEEIRPLPIGFIIDSPWLPNWYGISILDYYSSPELWFKANMKAINDFPSVIFFPGFWAEYGMCSEPSAFGAKCSFPENAFPNPKKIILSSSEIEDLEIPDPKEDGFLPFILNRLKLFQTKIEKEGHKIKFSVSRGPLNIASFLMGITEFLILIKTEPEKAHSLLRKVTDFLKKWHYIQKETFPTIEGIFILDDIIGFMGEEDFKTFGLPYFKELYDIEAKVKFLHNDASCKASIKFLPELGVNLFNMGFDTDINELKNQTSNQVVMLGNIPPRDVLAKGTPCDVKNAVIELIDSLQDKKRVILSCGGGMPPGVSSENIKAFIDTVNYY, from the coding sequence ATGACTGATAAGCAGTGGGAAATATTATTAAGGGTTATAGAAGGAGAAGAGATAAGGCCTTTACCTATTGGATTTATAATAGATAGTCCTTGGTTGCCAAATTGGTATGGAATCTCTATCCTTGATTATTACTCTTCGCCTGAACTCTGGTTTAAAGCGAATATGAAGGCAATAAATGATTTCCCCTCTGTGATTTTTTTTCCTGGTTTTTGGGCAGAATATGGAATGTGTAGTGAACCCTCGGCTTTTGGAGCAAAATGCTCTTTTCCTGAAAATGCTTTTCCAAATCCTAAAAAAATTATTCTTTCTTCTTCTGAAATTGAAGATTTAGAAATACCTGATCCAAAGGAAGATGGATTTCTTCCCTTTATACTAAATCGTTTAAAACTTTTCCAAACGAAGATAGAGAAAGAGGGTCATAAGATAAAATTTTCTGTTTCAAGAGGCCCTTTGAATATAGCAAGCTTCCTAATGGGAATTACGGAGTTTTTAATCCTTATAAAAACAGAGCCTGAGAAAGCTCATTCTTTGCTGAGAAAAGTGACAGATTTCTTAAAGAAATGGCATTACATTCAAAAGGAGACTTTTCCGACAATTGAAGGGATATTCATTTTGGACGATATTATAGGTTTTATGGGGGAAGAAGATTTTAAAACTTTCGGGTTACCTTACTTTAAAGAATTATATGATATTGAAGCAAAGGTGAAATTCCTTCATAATGATGCCTCTTGTAAGGCTTCAATTAAATTCTTGCCCGAGTTGGGGGTTAATCTTTTCAATATGGGTTTTGATACAGACATTAACGAGTTGAAAAACCAAACAAGTAACCAAGTAGTAATGCTTGGGAATATTCCTCCAAGGGATGTTCTTGCAAAAGGAACTCCTTGTGATGTAAAAAATGCTGTTATAGAATTAATAGATTCACTTCAAGATAAGAAAAGAGTGATTCTTTCCTGTGGTGGTGGTATGCCTCCCGGTGTTTCTTCGGAAAATATTAAAGCTTTTATTGATACTGTTAATTATTATTAA
- a CDS encoding nodulation protein NfeD gives MNLILWLLGSFVILGKVEGVIGPATASYVHRVIELSEKEEAEALILLLDTPGGLDEAMREIVKDELNSKIPIVVYVHPSGARDASAGVFITLAAHIAAMTPGTNIGAAHPVAISPGREDREGKTEETMIKKAREDAAAYIRSIAEKRNRNARWAEKAVRESASVTAEEALRLKIIDLVVPTVDELLEKIHGKEVSLPMGTKKLNTKNAEKKNVPMSPREEFLKIISNPNVAYILFIVGLYGLIFEIRSPGGIFPGLLGALCLILAFYSFQTLPINYAGVALIILGIAMFVMEVLTPTYGPLTIGGIVSMSLGSMMLIKSEANFLQISKPIIFAVVGTTALFLLFALGAVAKVMRKKPTTGKEGLIGGIGKALSDITQEEGKVFIRGEYWNAVAEEKIKKGSLVEVIEVKGLTLKVKKKEV, from the coding sequence ATGAACTTGATCTTATGGTTGTTGGGAAGCTTTGTCATTTTAGGAAAGGTGGAAGGGGTTATTGGTCCGGCCACAGCAAGTTATGTTCATAGGGTAATAGAACTTTCGGAGAAAGAAGAAGCAGAGGCTCTTATCCTTTTACTTGATACCCCGGGTGGTTTAGATGAAGCCATGAGAGAAATAGTCAAAGATGAGTTAAATTCCAAAATTCCAATTGTGGTTTACGTGCATCCCTCAGGGGCAAGAGATGCTTCAGCTGGAGTCTTCATTACTCTTGCTGCCCATATAGCAGCGATGACTCCAGGAACAAATATAGGAGCCGCTCATCCTGTAGCTATTTCTCCTGGAAGGGAGGATAGAGAAGGGAAAACAGAAGAAACAATGATAAAAAAAGCACGAGAAGATGCAGCAGCTTATATTCGCTCAATAGCAGAGAAGAGAAATAGAAATGCAAGATGGGCAGAGAAAGCCGTAAGAGAATCCGCTTCTGTTACCGCAGAAGAAGCCTTAAGACTAAAAATAATTGATCTTGTAGTTCCAACGGTAGATGAATTATTAGAGAAAATCCATGGCAAAGAGGTAAGTTTACCTATGGGAACAAAAAAATTAAACACAAAAAATGCAGAGAAGAAAAACGTTCCGATGAGCCCAAGAGAAGAATTCTTAAAAATAATTTCAAATCCAAATGTTGCTTATATTCTATTCATCGTTGGTTTATATGGACTTATTTTTGAAATAAGGAGTCCTGGAGGTATATTTCCGGGACTTTTAGGAGCTCTTTGTCTTATTCTTGCTTTTTATTCTTTTCAAACTCTTCCAATAAATTATGCGGGTGTTGCTCTTATAATCCTTGGAATTGCCATGTTTGTAATGGAGGTTTTAACCCCAACGTATGGACCTTTAACAATAGGAGGTATAGTTTCAATGTCATTAGGATCAATGATGTTAATAAAATCAGAAGCAAATTTTCTTCAGATCTCAAAACCAATAATCTTTGCGGTTGTTGGAACAACAGCTTTATTTCTTCTTTTCGCTCTGGGAGCGGTTGCTAAGGTAATGAGGAAGAAACCAACAACAGGAAAAGAAGGACTTATTGGAGGAATAGGAAAAGCTTTAAGTGACATAACCCAAGAAGAAGGGAAAGTTTTTATAAGGGGAGAATATTGGAATGCTGTTGCAGAAGAGAAAATAAAGAAAGGAAGTTTAGTAGAGGTTATAGAAGTGAAAGGTCTTACCCTAAAAGTCAAAAAAAAGGAGGTATAA
- a CDS encoding slipin family protein produces the protein MPIGVIIAIFVVLLILLANAINILQEYERAVTFRLGRFVGVRGPGLVLIIPFFEKIIRVSLRVVTLDVPAQDVITKDNVSVKVNAVVYFRVMEPEKAIIEVEDYKFATSQISQTTLRSVVGSAELDELLSQREKLNKELQTVIDKETDPWGIKVTTVEIKHVDLPQEMQRAMARQAESERDRRAKIINAMGEYQAAEKLVSAAKLMEQSPITIQLRYLQTLREIATENNSTTIFPLPIELFKPFLELAKVIGEKGKVTPEDFME, from the coding sequence ATGCCAATTGGTGTTATTATAGCAATATTTGTTGTTCTTCTAATTCTTCTCGCGAATGCAATAAACATCCTTCAGGAATATGAGAGAGCTGTTACTTTTCGTCTTGGAAGGTTCGTTGGAGTTAGAGGTCCGGGGCTTGTTCTTATAATCCCATTTTTCGAGAAAATCATTAGAGTAAGCCTACGAGTTGTGACCTTAGATGTTCCGGCACAAGATGTGATTACTAAGGACAACGTCTCCGTTAAAGTTAATGCTGTGGTTTATTTCAGAGTTATGGAGCCAGAAAAAGCTATAATTGAGGTGGAGGATTACAAATTTGCAACTTCACAAATTTCTCAAACAACTTTAAGAAGTGTGGTTGGAAGCGCCGAATTGGATGAACTTTTGTCCCAAAGAGAAAAACTAAATAAAGAACTCCAAACCGTTATTGACAAAGAGACTGATCCTTGGGGGATAAAAGTTACAACCGTGGAGATAAAGCACGTAGACCTTCCTCAGGAAATGCAAAGAGCAATGGCTCGTCAGGCTGAATCAGAAAGAGATAGAAGGGCAAAGATAATAAACGCAATGGGTGAATATCAAGCTGCAGAAAAACTTGTCTCGGCAGCAAAATTAATGGAACAATCCCCAATTACAATACAACTTAGGTATTTACAGACCTTAAGAGAAATTGCTACAGAAAACAACTCTACAACCATATTCCCTCTTCCAATAGAATTATTTAAACCCTTCTTAGAATTAGCGAAAGTTATAGGAGAGAAAGGTAAAGTTACTCCGGAAGATTTTATGGAGTAA
- a CDS encoding glycosyltransferase, which yields MGGIGRVYNIPKVLKELGWEVDIYTPYPPRNYPKDEESFNTKNLNIIRTPSLDPFHILPSKILKSGSGKRDYLSFPDNKVLWLPFLLKKIKKTNVIVISCPPFSLMLLLFFVKNTPCVIDYRDLWVGSYLGEYLFKWEEALAKRIEKYCIQKASLIITVTDGIRKILISEYPEAKNKIHLIRNGFDKNYPFTTKKKKKEKLIFTYMGSFSDIFNPEIVFEGFEELFALNPELKERIAFKYIGPSMREGLVKRAREIGLSLISKGYLPYKRAFYELRNSDILILIGGGKEDSWLIPSKLYQYIAAGQPIIAITRNEEIKDLIGSSGVICEPTPLSIATSIVEVLKNLSKFKPTSNYLKYSWENLGKEYSELLMKIL from the coding sequence ATGGGGGGAATAGGAAGAGTATATAATATCCCGAAAGTTTTAAAAGAACTTGGGTGGGAAGTAGATATTTATACACCTTATCCTCCAAGAAATTACCCAAAGGATGAAGAAAGCTTTAATACAAAAAACTTAAACATTATAAGAACCCCTTCCTTAGATCCATTTCACATTTTACCAAGCAAAATACTTAAGTCTGGGAGTGGGAAAAGAGATTATCTATCTTTCCCAGATAATAAAGTTTTGTGGTTGCCTTTTCTTTTAAAAAAGATAAAAAAAACAAATGTTATAGTAATCTCCTGTCCTCCTTTTTCCCTAATGTTATTGCTTTTTTTTGTTAAAAATACTCCTTGTGTAATTGATTATAGGGACTTATGGGTAGGAAGTTACCTTGGAGAATATCTGTTTAAGTGGGAAGAAGCCCTTGCAAAGAGAATAGAAAAATATTGCATTCAAAAAGCCTCTCTTATTATCACTGTAACAGATGGAATCCGAAAAATTCTAATTTCAGAGTATCCTGAGGCTAAAAATAAAATTCACTTAATAAGAAACGGCTTTGATAAGAACTATCCATTTACAACTAAAAAGAAAAAAAAAGAGAAACTCATTTTTACTTATATGGGTTCATTTAGTGATATCTTTAATCCGGAAATTGTTTTTGAGGGATTTGAGGAGCTATTTGCCTTAAACCCTGAATTGAAAGAAAGAATTGCTTTTAAATATATAGGACCCTCTATGAGAGAGGGTTTAGTAAAAAGGGCAAGAGAAATTGGCTTAAGCCTTATTTCCAAAGGATACTTGCCTTACAAAAGGGCTTTTTATGAACTAAGAAATTCAGATATACTCATTTTAATAGGAGGAGGGAAAGAAGATTCTTGGCTAATTCCTTCAAAACTATACCAATATATTGCGGCTGGACAGCCAATTATTGCAATAACCAGAAATGAAGAAATAAAAGATTTAATAGGCTCTTCTGGTGTAATTTGTGAGCCAACACCTCTTAGTATTGCAACCTCTATTGTTGAGGTTCTTAAGAATTTGAGTAAATTTAAACCTACTTCTAATTACTTAAAATACTCTTGGGAAAATCTTGGAAAGGAATATTCTGAGCTTCTTATGAAGATTTTATAG
- a CDS encoding RNA polymerase sigma factor, whose product MDNINIEQIFLDYNEYIYKYIYGMVQNRAEAEDLLQDTFIKVIKAQNTDVKNWKNYLLTIARNTVYDHWRKKKNKISLDFLKLKERKKDIELRLDIEKGIRKLSPKLKEVLVLREINQLEYKEIAEILGIEKGTVKSRLNRAREELKNFLEGK is encoded by the coding sequence ATGGATAACATAAATATAGAACAGATATTTTTGGATTATAATGAGTATATTTATAAATATATATATGGGATGGTTCAAAATCGAGCGGAAGCCGAAGATCTATTGCAAGATACTTTTATAAAAGTGATAAAGGCTCAGAATACGGATGTAAAAAATTGGAAAAATTATTTACTTACGATTGCGAGAAACACAGTTTATGATCATTGGAGAAAAAAGAAAAATAAAATAAGCTTGGATTTTCTAAAATTAAAGGAGAGGAAAAAAGATATTGAATTACGGCTTGATATTGAGAAGGGAATAAGAAAATTATCTCCAAAATTAAAGGAGGTCCTTGTTTTAAGAGAAATAAACCAATTAGAGTATAAAGAAATTGCAGAGATTTTAGGAATTGAAAAGGGTACTGTAAAATCACGCTTAAATAGGGCAAGAGAAGAATTAAAAAACTTTTTGGAGGGCAAATGA
- a CDS encoding zf-HC2 domain-containing protein, whose translation MSCESIKELISAYIDAELERIDITKVENHIKKCDECNKLLHSYQSIRYSIRSIEIPKPSDEILKRIVRFPRRNLYRLRKVALSFSFLSLLAISLLPFLKNEERYISEEVREEYKNYYIIREEKNPYVEVYYEKEGNFLLTNYSGGSF comes from the coding sequence ATGAGTTGTGAATCTATTAAAGAGTTAATCTCAGCTTATATTGATGCAGAGTTAGAGAGAATTGATATAACTAAAGTAGAGAATCACATTAAGAAATGTGATGAATGTAATAAACTACTCCACAGTTATCAAAGTATAAGATATAGCATTCGTAGTATTGAAATTCCAAAGCCTTCTGATGAAATTCTTAAACGAATTGTGAGATTTCCAAGAAGAAATCTATACAGACTTAGAAAAGTTGCTTTGAGTTTTTCTTTTTTAAGCTTACTGGCTATCTCTCTTTTACCGTTCCTTAAAAATGAGGAAAGATATATCTCCGAAGAAGTGAGAGAGGAATATAAAAATTATTATATTATTAGAGAAGAAAAAAATCCATATGTAGAAGTTTATTATGAAAAAGAAGGTAATTTTCTTCTCACAAATTATTCTGGAGGGAGTTTTTAA
- a CDS encoding S1C family serine protease, which translates to MISLFILLSSYLSQIEKEVMQLENSISSFVVSIGVEKSELSMTGTVVGKNHIVTVGFIEVGEKVSIEDRFGNITKGEVIGRDPSTGIHLIKTEKDFSPPSFQTKINKGQLCYIYGNSFGCLGMIGMGFLQSPEGISFNVSVPLSPGNNGSGVFDSEGKLLGILGGKVHSPISLLYSLRTSNNFAEVIKVNYILNTVEQIKKTGVVKKAWLGVKIEKNVPLDRMGVIVKEVIKGSPAASVGIKEGDIILALNGNNISNIERLKELILIEEPGNTVVLTIIRGEKRMEVPVKLGEEKEKRLEIPLDLKIEKIIPKELIEENKEDLKEILNEKILRLSEELEELKKELEELK; encoded by the coding sequence ATGATTTCCTTATTTATTTTGCTTTCTTCTTATCTTTCTCAAATAGAAAAAGAAGTGATGCAACTTGAGAACAGTATTTCTTCTTTTGTCGTTTCTATTGGAGTCGAAAAGAGTGAACTTTCTATGACCGGAACAGTGGTAGGAAAGAATCACATTGTAACTGTAGGTTTCATTGAAGTGGGAGAGAAAGTAAGTATAGAAGATAGATTTGGAAATATAACAAAAGGGGAAGTTATTGGAAGAGATCCAAGCACAGGAATTCACTTAATAAAAACGGAAAAAGATTTCTCTCCCCCCTCCTTTCAAACAAAAATAAATAAAGGGCAACTCTGTTATATTTATGGAAACTCATTTGGATGTTTGGGAATGATTGGTATGGGTTTCCTTCAGAGCCCAGAAGGAATTTCTTTTAACGTGTCCGTTCCCCTCTCTCCGGGCAATAATGGGTCTGGAGTTTTTGATTCTGAAGGCAAACTTTTGGGCATCTTAGGAGGGAAAGTTCATTCTCCAATTTCTCTTCTATATTCTCTAAGAACCAGCAATAATTTTGCAGAGGTAATTAAAGTTAATTATATTTTAAATACGGTTGAACAAATAAAGAAAACAGGGGTTGTAAAAAAAGCATGGCTTGGGGTTAAAATAGAAAAGAATGTTCCCTTAGACAGAATGGGAGTAATTGTGAAGGAAGTAATAAAAGGGTCTCCAGCAGCTTCGGTTGGTATAAAGGAAGGAGATATTATCCTGGCCCTTAATGGTAATAATATATCTAATATAGAAAGACTTAAAGAATTAATCCTCATTGAAGAGCCTGGAAATACAGTTGTTCTTACTATTATAAGAGGAGAAAAAAGAATGGAAGTTCCTGTAAAACTTGGAGAAGAGAAAGAGAAAAGGTTGGAGATTCCTTTAGATTTAAAAATAGAAAAAATTATTCCAAAAGAACTTATTGAAGAAAATAAAGAAGATTTAAAAGAAATCTTGAATGAAAAAATCTTACGACTTTCTGAAGAATTAGAAGAGTTGAAAAAAGAATTAGAAGAATTAAAATAA
- a CDS encoding GGDEF domain-containing protein has protein sequence MHKKRKERNIKYEGRWGFSLFFLSLMFLFFGLWFSNFLPKNLNPENLGRIFFYIGILEGIGVLSIGYFSYPRFHNSKVFLCSHLTGISVLAFSFSGLGLFSFKDSQFFISGLYLLALFGIFISTLTPTFLKYRLAKRITITAVILELFLLSLFLEKSHKILYIFEGKYDIIFWVNFIPGLITLLNLVFSLLMLKHQFFLGGIFGGMGLLLGGGWYLNRLEVNTFLLNSYIFTVAPFFFLIGIFIHWVARLEHRSFYDPLLLVYNRSYCEQILKEQTKIDTSPPFVIAIVDVDRFKDINDKYGHRIGDQVLIHTIRILRNEVGGGVVCRYGGEEFVVLFPQNTLKKVKAIMEAARRAIQKSKIKIGNKEIKVTVSIGISQREEIKQDLYKVLSFADKALYRAKKSGRNQIRFSKTE, from the coding sequence ATGCATAAAAAACGAAAAGAGAGAAACATTAAATATGAGGGGAGATGGGGTTTTAGTTTATTTTTCCTCAGTTTGATGTTTTTATTCTTTGGGCTCTGGTTCTCTAACTTTCTTCCAAAAAATTTAAATCCAGAGAATTTAGGAAGGATATTTTTTTATATTGGGATTTTAGAAGGGATAGGGGTTCTTTCTATTGGTTATTTTTCTTATCCAAGATTTCACAATTCAAAAGTGTTTCTCTGCTCTCATCTTACAGGTATCTCTGTTTTAGCCTTTTCTTTTTCAGGGCTAGGCCTTTTTTCTTTTAAGGACTCCCAATTTTTCATTTCAGGACTTTATTTATTAGCCCTTTTCGGAATTTTTATAAGCACTTTAACCCCAACATTTTTAAAATATCGTTTGGCAAAGAGAATCACAATCACTGCTGTTATTCTTGAATTATTTCTTCTTTCTCTTTTTTTGGAGAAATCTCACAAAATTCTTTATATATTCGAAGGGAAATATGACATTATATTTTGGGTAAACTTTATCCCAGGCTTAATTACGCTTCTCAATTTAGTTTTTTCTCTCCTAATGTTAAAACACCAGTTCTTTTTAGGAGGAATTTTTGGAGGCATGGGATTACTTTTGGGAGGAGGATGGTATCTCAATAGGTTAGAAGTAAATACATTTCTTCTAAACTCTTATATATTCACTGTAGCTCCTTTTTTCTTCTTAATTGGAATTTTTATTCATTGGGTGGCAAGATTAGAACATCGCTCTTTTTATGATCCTCTGCTTTTGGTGTATAACCGAAGTTATTGTGAGCAAATCCTTAAAGAACAAACAAAAATTGATACCTCTCCCCCTTTTGTAATCGCAATTGTTGATGTTGACCGATTCAAAGATATTAATGATAAATATGGGCATAGAATAGGAGACCAGGTCCTAATTCACACAATTAGAATCTTAAGAAACGAAGTCGGAGGAGGTGTTGTTTGCCGTTATGGAGGAGAAGAATTCGTGGTGTTATTCCCCCAAAACACTCTGAAAAAGGTAAAGGCAATTATGGAAGCTGCACGAAGAGCAATTCAAAAATCTAAAATAAAAATAGGAAATAAGGAGATAAAAGTGACAGTATCTATTGGTATTTCACAAAGAGAAGAGATAAAACAAGATCTTTATAAGGTTTTAAGTTTTGCAGATAAAGCCCTTTATAGAGCGAAAAAAAGCGGTAGGAATCAAATAAGGTTTTCTAAGACAGAATAA
- the argR gene encoding arginine repressor, whose product MSKNKTRRIEFIKKILEEEKIHTQIELKEKLKQRGIKTSQSTLSRDLKELGYIRAPIGDGSYRLIKIEESGEERLDLLFKLGLVEITPVNNIIVIKTKSGNAPAVCTALDKARIEGIVGTIAGDDTIFAVVKNKNFTNRIVKELRKYIE is encoded by the coding sequence ATGTCTAAAAATAAAACCCGCCGGATAGAGTTTATTAAAAAGATTCTGGAAGAAGAAAAAATACACACACAAATTGAACTTAAAGAAAAACTAAAACAAAGGGGAATAAAAACTTCTCAATCAACACTTTCAAGGGATCTCAAAGAACTTGGATATATTAGGGCTCCAATCGGAGATGGTTCTTACAGACTTATAAAGATAGAAGAAAGTGGGGAGGAGAGGCTTGACTTGCTTTTTAAACTTGGTCTTGTTGAGATCACCCCTGTAAACAATATTATTGTAATTAAGACAAAATCTGGTAATGCCCCAGCTGTATGCACAGCTTTAGATAAGGCAAGAATTGAAGGAATTGTAGGAACTATAGCGGGAGATGACACAATTTTTGCTGTTGTAAAAAACAAAAATTTTACCAATCGGATTGTAAAAGAGCTTAGAAAATATATAGAATAA
- the argH gene encoding argininosuccinate lyase has protein sequence MGKGKIWKGRFSKETAREMEKFSHSIDFDRILYEEDIAVNRAWAKSLKKIGILNKEELKKILTGLEKIKEEFKEGSFKISEEDEDIHSAIERRLTELIGETGKKIHTGRSRNDQVITDLFLYLKKKGGDIIKKILKLQIVIIEKAKEELDLIIPGYTHLQQAQPILFSHYLLSLFWVIERDKNLLLLCLKNCDIMPLGSGALGGSGFKIERKSLAQDLGFKEISWNSLDITSHRDIPISFAFGLTMIALHLGRYASDFINWATSEFGFVEIDEEYATGSSIMPQKRNPDGLELIRGKSASAIGHLTALFSLCHGLPHGYNRDLQEDKKHLFQIIEIVDGSLDIFTGILKTLILNSDRIKKALLPDLLATEIADYLTIKGVPFREAHEITGEILKWSNKNNLSIKEIPLDKLKEFSPFFEKDIYKWLDFERAIQRRSIKGGTAKSSVKEQIKQAEKIIRSSHINL, from the coding sequence ATGGGAAAAGGGAAAATTTGGAAAGGGCGTTTTTCTAAAGAAACCGCCCGAGAAATGGAGAAGTTTAGTCATTCTATAGATTTTGATAGAATTCTCTACGAAGAAGACATTGCTGTCAATAGAGCCTGGGCTAAAAGCTTAAAGAAAATAGGAATTTTAAATAAAGAGGAACTCAAGAAAATCCTTACCGGGCTAGAGAAAATTAAGGAAGAATTTAAAGAAGGAAGTTTCAAGATTTCTGAAGAGGACGAAGATATTCATTCCGCAATAGAAAGAAGGCTAACTGAGCTTATAGGAGAAACCGGAAAGAAGATTCATACTGGACGGAGTAGGAACGATCAGGTTATAACAGACCTCTTTCTTTATTTAAAGAAAAAAGGTGGGGATATAATCAAAAAAATTCTGAAACTTCAGATAGTCATCATTGAGAAAGCAAAAGAGGAGTTAGATTTGATAATCCCTGGTTACACTCATCTCCAGCAAGCTCAGCCAATTCTTTTCTCCCATTATTTATTATCTCTATTCTGGGTTATAGAAAGAGATAAAAATCTCTTGCTTTTGTGTCTAAAAAATTGTGATATAATGCCGTTAGGTTCTGGAGCTTTGGGAGGAAGTGGTTTTAAAATTGAAAGAAAGTCTCTCGCTCAGGATTTGGGTTTTAAAGAAATTAGTTGGAATAGCCTTGATATTACATCTCATAGGGATATACCAATTTCTTTCGCTTTTGGTCTTACAATGATTGCATTACATCTGGGTCGTTACGCTTCAGATTTTATAAATTGGGCAACGAGTGAATTTGGATTCGTTGAAATAGACGAGGAATATGCAACTGGTAGCAGTATTATGCCTCAAAAGAGGAATCCTGATGGGTTAGAGCTTATAAGAGGTAAGTCAGCTTCTGCTATTGGACACCTTACCGCTCTTTTTTCTCTTTGTCATGGTCTCCCCCATGGATACAATAGAGACCTCCAGGAGGATAAAAAACACCTCTTCCAGATTATTGAGATAGTAGATGGATCTCTTGATATATTCACAGGGATTCTAAAAACTCTGATTCTTAATTCCGATAGGATAAAAAAAGCTCTTTTACCAGATTTACTTGCCACAGAGATTGCAGATTATCTAACGATTAAAGGAGTGCCTTTCAGGGAAGCTCATGAAATTACAGGAGAAATCCTAAAATGGTCAAACAAAAATAATCTTTCTATAAAAGAAATCCCCTTAGATAAACTTAAAGAATTTTCTCCATTTTTTGAGAAGGATATATATAAATGGCTTGATTTTGAAAGAGCTATTCAGCGTAGAAGTATAAAAGGAGGAACAGCTAAGAGTTCGGTAAAAGAACAAATAAAGCAAGCAGAAAAAATCATAAGAAGCTCTCACATAAATTTATGA
- a CDS encoding argininosuccinate synthase encodes MKHKIKKVVLAYSGGLDTSVILHWIKKNYGCKVITFTADLGQEEDLKGIKEKALASGADKAYVVDLKEEFVKEYVFPVLKSGAMYEGKYLLGTSFARPIAAKKQVEIAEKEKADAVAHGCTGKGNDQVRFELTYKALNPKLKIIAPWREWDLKSREDEIEYAKAHGIPVTSTKEKIYSTDTNLWHRSIEGGILEDPWQSFPEDAYSYTTPPEKASDEPGFVEIEFRKGIPIAVDGKKLSPVNLILYLNKLGKKHGIGMVDIVEDRLVGIKSRGVYETPGGTILYEAHRQLESLVLEANTLHFKMEVANLYARLVYYGLWFSELKEALDAFIDKTQDKVTGVVRLKLYKGNIITLGRKSPYSIYRKDFATFGEDKIYNQKDAEGFINLFGLQLTIKGLNRLKEKTNLR; translated from the coding sequence ATGAAACACAAAATTAAAAAAGTTGTCCTTGCATATTCTGGAGGATTGGATACTTCTGTGATTTTACATTGGATTAAAAAAAATTATGGATGTAAGGTTATAACTTTCACTGCAGATCTTGGACAGGAGGAGGATTTAAAAGGAATTAAAGAAAAAGCTCTTGCTTCTGGAGCTGATAAGGCTTATGTTGTGGATCTAAAAGAGGAATTTGTTAAGGAGTATGTCTTTCCTGTTCTTAAATCTGGAGCAATGTATGAAGGGAAATACCTTTTAGGGACATCTTTCGCAAGACCAATAGCTGCCAAAAAACAAGTTGAAATTGCAGAAAAAGAAAAAGCGGATGCGGTCGCTCATGGGTGCACAGGAAAGGGAAACGATCAGGTTCGGTTTGAGTTGACCTATAAGGCCTTAAATCCAAAACTAAAGATAATAGCCCCTTGGAGAGAATGGGATCTAAAATCAAGAGAAGACGAAATTGAGTATGCAAAAGCTCACGGAATACCTGTAACAAGCACAAAAGAAAAAATTTATAGCACGGATACAAACCTTTGGCATAGAAGTATTGAAGGCGGAATTCTTGAAGATCCTTGGCAGAGTTTTCCAGAAGATGCTTACTCTTATACTACTCCACCTGAAAAGGCTTCTGATGAACCAGGTTTTGTGGAAATAGAATTTAGGAAAGGAATACCTATAGCGGTGGATGGGAAGAAACTTTCTCCTGTAAATTTAATTCTTTATCTCAATAAATTGGGGAAAAAACATGGAATAGGAATGGTAGATATAGTTGAGGATCGCCTAGTAGGAATAAAATCAAGAGGAGTTTATGAAACTCCTGGAGGAACAATCCTTTATGAAGCACATAGACAGCTTGAGAGTTTAGTTCTGGAGGCTAATACATTACATTTTAAGATGGAGGTGGCTAATCTCTACGCTCGGTTGGTTTATTACGGATTGTGGTTTTCAGAATTGAAAGAAGCTTTAGATGCCTTTATAGATAAAACTCAAGATAAGGTCACAGGCGTTGTCCGATTAAAACTTTATAAAGGTAATATAATTACCCTGGGTAGAAAATCTCCATACTCAATCTATAGAAAAGACTTTGCTACTTTTGGAGAAGACAAAATTTATAACCAAAAAGATGCTGAAGGGTTTATTAATTTATTTGGATTACAATTGACAATTAAAGGATTAAATAGATTAAAAGAAAAAACAAATCTTAGATGA